From Streptomyces sp. NBC_00370, a single genomic window includes:
- the dapE gene encoding succinyl-diaminopimelate desuccinylase, producing the protein MSETALDLTSDGPALTAWLVDFPSVSGTEKPLADAIEQALRTLPHLTVDRYGNNVVARTQLGRAERVVLAGHIDTVPIADNVPSRLDDDGVLWGCGTTDMKSGVAVQLRIAATVPAPNRDLTFVFYDNEEVAADLNGLGRVADAHPDWLTGDFAILLEGSNAEVEGGCQGTLRVILRTEGERAHSARSWMGSNAIHAAAPILDRLAAYEPRRPVIDGLEYREGLNAVRVEGGVANNVIPDACTVVVNYRYAPDRSADEALAHVREVFEGCGVAEFTVDDHSGAALPGLSHPAAAAFMAAVGGTARPKFGWTDVARFSALGVPAVNYGPGDPVFAHKRDERVVVERITRCEDQLRGWLTA; encoded by the coding sequence ACGGGCCCGCGCTCACCGCCTGGCTTGTCGACTTCCCGTCCGTCAGCGGGACCGAGAAGCCGCTCGCCGACGCGATCGAGCAGGCGCTGCGCACACTGCCGCATCTCACCGTCGACCGGTACGGCAACAACGTCGTGGCGCGCACCCAGCTCGGTCGCGCGGAGCGGGTCGTCCTCGCCGGGCACATCGACACCGTGCCGATCGCCGACAACGTGCCGTCGCGGCTGGACGACGACGGTGTGCTGTGGGGCTGCGGGACCACCGACATGAAGTCGGGCGTCGCCGTCCAGCTGCGCATCGCCGCGACCGTGCCCGCGCCCAACCGCGATCTGACCTTCGTGTTCTACGACAACGAAGAGGTCGCCGCCGACCTGAACGGTCTCGGGCGGGTGGCCGACGCCCACCCCGACTGGCTGACCGGCGACTTCGCCATCCTGCTCGAAGGCTCCAACGCCGAGGTCGAGGGCGGCTGCCAGGGCACCCTGCGGGTCATCCTCCGTACCGAGGGCGAGCGCGCGCACTCCGCGCGCAGCTGGATGGGGTCCAACGCCATCCACGCGGCGGCGCCGATCCTGGACCGCCTCGCCGCGTACGAGCCGCGCCGGCCGGTCATCGACGGGCTCGAGTACCGGGAAGGACTCAACGCGGTACGCGTCGAGGGCGGTGTGGCCAACAACGTCATCCCCGACGCGTGCACGGTCGTCGTCAACTACCGCTACGCGCCGGACCGCAGCGCCGATGAGGCGCTGGCGCACGTCCGTGAGGTGTTCGAGGGCTGCGGGGTCGCCGAGTTCACCGTGGACGACCACTCGGGCGCCGCGCTGCCCGGACTCTCGCACCCGGCTGCCGCGGCCTTCATGGCGGCGGTGGGCGGCACGGCGCGGCCCAAGTTCGGCTGGACGGACGTCGCGCGGTTCAGCGCGCTGGGTGTGCCCGCGGTCAATTACGGCCCCGGCGACCCGGTCTTCGCCCACAAGCGTGACGAGCGGGTCGTGGTGGAGCGGATCACCCGGTGCGAGGACCAGTTGCGCGGCTGGCTGACCGCTTGA
- a CDS encoding TIGR00730 family Rossman fold protein: MGMPEGTQRPEEQRLGPVLRRREQVQSSTTDQRLLDTEGDSEWVHTDPWRVMRIQSEFVEGFGALAELPSAISVFGSARTPVGSPEYEAGTRIGRALVEAGFAVITGGGPGAMEAANKGAREADGVSVGLGIELPFEQGLNPHVDIGVNFRYFFVRKTMFVKYAQGFVVLPGGLGTLDELFEALTLVQTRKVTRFPIVLFGTAYWGGLVDWLRDTVVAQGKASEKDLLLFHLTDDVDEAVALVTKETGK, encoded by the coding sequence ATGGGCATGCCTGAGGGAACGCAGAGGCCGGAGGAGCAGCGGCTCGGTCCGGTGCTCAGGCGACGCGAACAGGTGCAGTCCTCCACCACCGATCAGCGGCTGTTGGACACCGAGGGCGACTCGGAATGGGTGCACACCGACCCGTGGCGGGTGATGCGGATCCAGTCGGAGTTCGTGGAGGGCTTCGGCGCACTCGCCGAACTGCCCAGCGCCATCAGCGTCTTCGGCTCCGCCCGTACCCCCGTCGGCTCGCCGGAGTACGAGGCGGGCACCCGGATCGGCCGGGCGTTGGTCGAGGCGGGCTTCGCGGTGATCACGGGCGGTGGCCCCGGCGCGATGGAGGCGGCCAACAAGGGGGCCCGGGAGGCGGACGGCGTCTCCGTCGGCCTCGGTATCGAGCTGCCCTTCGAGCAGGGGCTCAACCCGCACGTCGACATCGGGGTGAACTTCCGGTACTTCTTTGTTCGGAAAACGATGTTTGTGAAGTATGCCCAGGGATTCGTCGTACTGCCGGGCGGTCTGGGCACGCTGGACGAGCTGTTCGAGGCGCTGACGCTGGTGCAGACCCGCAAGGTGACCCGCTTCCCGATCGTGCTGTTCGGGACGGCGTACTGGGGCGGCCTTGTCGACTGGCTGCGGGACACGGTGGTGGCGCAGGGCAAGGCGTCGGAGAAGGACCTGCTGCTGTTCCACCTGACGGACGATGTGGACGAGGCGGTCGCGCTGGTGACGAAGGAGACGGGGAAGTAG
- the folP gene encoding dihydropteroate synthase: MRGGTLRLGRREFGEHEQVIMAIVNRTPDSFYDQGATFDDEPALDRVELAVAEGAAIIDIGGVKAGPGEEVGAAEEIRRTVGFVAEVRRRHPDVVISVDTWRHEVAEAVCEAGADLLNDAWGGVDPALAEVAARYGAGLVCTHAGGAEPRTRPHRVAYDDVMADILRVTVGLAERAVRLGVREDGILIDPGHDFGKNTRHSLEATRRLPEMTETGWPVLVSLSNKDFVGESVDRPVKERLIGTLATTAVSSWLGARVYRVHEVSETRQVLDMVSAIAGLRPPAVARRGLA; this comes from the coding sequence ATGCGCGGTGGGACTCTGCGGCTGGGGCGCCGGGAATTCGGCGAGCACGAGCAGGTGATCATGGCCATCGTCAACCGCACCCCGGACTCCTTCTACGACCAGGGCGCGACCTTCGACGACGAACCGGCCCTGGACCGCGTCGAGCTGGCCGTCGCCGAGGGCGCGGCGATCATCGACATCGGCGGGGTGAAGGCAGGCCCCGGCGAGGAGGTCGGCGCCGCCGAGGAGATCCGCCGTACGGTCGGCTTCGTGGCCGAGGTGCGGCGGCGCCACCCCGATGTGGTGATCAGCGTCGACACCTGGCGGCACGAGGTCGCCGAGGCCGTCTGCGAGGCCGGCGCCGATCTGCTGAACGACGCCTGGGGCGGCGTCGATCCGGCACTGGCCGAGGTCGCCGCCCGGTACGGGGCCGGTCTCGTCTGCACCCACGCGGGCGGCGCCGAGCCGCGCACCCGGCCGCACCGCGTCGCGTACGACGACGTGATGGCGGACATCCTGCGGGTCACGGTCGGTCTCGCCGAGCGCGCGGTACGGCTGGGGGTGCGCGAGGACGGCATCCTCATCGACCCCGGCCATGACTTCGGGAAGAACACCCGGCACTCGCTTGAGGCGACCCGCAGGCTGCCCGAGATGACCGAGACCGGCTGGCCGGTGCTGGTCTCGCTGTCCAACAAGGACTTCGTCGGCGAGTCCGTCGACCGCCCGGTCAAGGAGCGGCTGATCGGTACGCTCGCGACGACCGCCGTCTCGTCCTGGCTGGGGGCGCGCGTCTACCGCGTCCACGAGGTGTCGGAGACCCGGCAGGTGCTGGACATGGTCTCGGCCATCGCTGGCCTGCGACCCCCGGCGGTCGCCCGCCGAGGGCTCGCCTGA
- a CDS encoding DivIVA domain-containing protein, whose product MFLFLIVAMVVVVAAVTLAVVGGGDSAVLTDTAPEQLVDPLPMTRPVGRADVDAVRLPVSARGYRMADVDDVLARLGAELAERDARIAELESALAGAQATAVSSPDLFKRPGEEPGR is encoded by the coding sequence CTGTTCTTGTTCTTGATCGTCGCGATGGTCGTGGTGGTCGCCGCCGTGACGCTCGCCGTCGTCGGCGGCGGCGACAGCGCCGTCCTCACGGACACCGCACCGGAACAACTGGTGGACCCGCTGCCGATGACACGCCCGGTCGGCCGCGCGGATGTGGACGCCGTACGGCTGCCCGTCTCGGCCCGCGGCTACCGGATGGCGGACGTCGACGACGTCCTCGCCCGCCTCGGCGCGGAACTCGCCGAGCGGGACGCCCGGATCGCCGAGCTGGAATCGGCGCTGGCCGGCGCGCAGGCCACGGCGGTCTCGTCACCCGACCTGTTCAAGCGCCCCGGCGAAGAGCCGGGGCGATGA
- a CDS encoding DNA-3-methyladenine glycosylase I: MSGTGVVEGADGLPRCPWGLSSEDYVAYHDEEWGRPVRGDDALFERLCLEAFQSGLSWITILRRRETFRAAFASFKIAAVAEFTDADRERLLADPGIIRNRAKVDATLANARVLTDWEPGELTTLIWSYAPDPAKRRAPRTTADVAAVTDESTALSKDLKKRGIRFVGPTTAYALMQACGLVNDHLADCFTRDR, translated from the coding sequence ATGAGCGGCACGGGCGTCGTCGAAGGCGCGGACGGGCTGCCGCGCTGCCCCTGGGGCCTCTCGTCCGAGGACTACGTGGCGTACCACGACGAGGAGTGGGGCCGCCCGGTCCGCGGCGACGACGCCCTCTTCGAGCGGCTCTGCCTGGAGGCGTTCCAGTCCGGCCTGTCCTGGATCACGATCCTCCGCCGCCGCGAGACGTTCCGCGCGGCCTTCGCCTCGTTCAAGATCGCCGCGGTCGCCGAGTTCACCGACGCGGACAGGGAACGCCTGCTCGCCGACCCGGGCATCATCCGCAACCGCGCCAAGGTCGACGCGACGCTGGCGAACGCGCGTGTCCTGACGGACTGGGAGCCCGGTGAACTGACCACCCTGATCTGGTCCTACGCCCCGGACCCGGCGAAGCGCCGGGCACCGCGGACGACGGCGGACGTGGCGGCGGTGACGGACGAGTCGACGGCGCTGTCGAAGGACCTGAAGAAGCGGGGGATCAGGTTTGTGGGGCCGACGACGGCGTATGCGTTGATGCAGGCGTGCGGGTTGGTGAACGACCACTTGGCGGACTGCTTCACCCGAGACCGCTAG
- a CDS encoding enoyl-CoA hydratase/isomerase family protein produces the protein MADTVLYEVSDGLATITINRPEAMNAMNIAAKVALRDALEAAGADSAVRGVLLTAAGDRAFCVGQDLKEHVALLTEDRKTGAGATMRTVSEHYNPILRAITGMPKPVVAGVNGVAAGAGMGFALAADYRVVADSASFNTSFAGVALTADSGVSWTLPRLVGRSRATDLLLFPRSVRAQEAYDLGLANKLVPAADLAPTALSVARTLADGPTAAYAAIKASLAYGAEHTLAETLEREDELQSAAGASEDHVIAVEAFLAKAKPKYVGR, from the coding sequence ATGGCCGACACCGTGCTCTACGAGGTGAGTGACGGACTCGCAACGATCACGATCAACCGGCCCGAGGCCATGAACGCGATGAACATCGCGGCGAAGGTCGCCCTCAGGGACGCCCTGGAGGCCGCGGGAGCCGACTCGGCCGTACGGGGTGTCCTGCTCACGGCGGCGGGCGACAGGGCCTTCTGCGTGGGTCAGGACCTCAAGGAACACGTGGCGCTGCTGACCGAGGACAGGAAGACGGGCGCCGGCGCGACGATGCGGACGGTGAGCGAGCACTACAACCCGATCCTGCGGGCGATCACGGGCATGCCGAAGCCGGTGGTCGCGGGCGTGAACGGGGTGGCGGCGGGGGCGGGGATGGGGTTCGCCCTGGCGGCGGACTACCGGGTGGTCGCGGACTCGGCCTCCTTCAACACGTCCTTCGCGGGCGTGGCCCTGACGGCCGACTCCGGCGTCTCCTGGACCCTGCCCCGCCTGGTGGGCCGCAGCCGCGCGACGGACCTGCTGCTGTTCCCGCGCTCGGTGCGGGCGCAGGAGGCGTACGACCTGGGCCTGGCGAACAAACTCGTCCCGGCGGCCGACCTGGCCCCCACGGCACTGTCGGTGGCCCGCACCCTGGCCGATGGCCCGACGGCGGCGTACGCGGCGATCAAGGCGTCGCTGGCGTACGGGGCGGAGCACACGCTGGCGGAGACGCTGGAGCGGGAGGACGAACTGCAGTCGGCGGCGGGCGCGTCGGAGGACCATGTGATCGCGGTGGAGGCGTTCTTGGCGAAGGCGAAGCCGAAGTACGTGGGCCGCTGA
- a CDS encoding DUF3117 domain-containing protein produces the protein MAAMKPRTGDGPLEVTKEGRGIVMRVPLEGGGRLVVELTPDEADALGDALKKVVG, from the coding sequence ATGGCGGCCATGAAGCCGCGGACGGGCGACGGCCCGCTCGAGGTGACCAAGGAGGGGCGGGGCATCGTCATGCGCGTTCCGCTCGAAGGCGGCGGTCGGCTTGTCGTCGAGCTGACTCCGGACGAGGCGGACGCACTCGGCGACGCGCTCAAGAAGGTCGTCGGCTGA
- a CDS encoding O-methyltransferase — protein sequence MTANRQTSWAFADAFVAEDEALRWARDRARESGLRSVSPGTGAALRLLAATAAAKSVAEIGTGTGVSGIYLLQGMRPDGVLTTVDTEPERQQFARQAFRAAGFAGNRARFIPGRALDVLPRLADGGYDLVYCDGDRLESLDYLAESLRLLRPGGLVCFEGVFADGRTVDSAAQPAEVLRLRELLRTVREIPELVPSLLPVGDGLLCAVRRA from the coding sequence ATTACCGCCAACCGGCAGACGAGCTGGGCGTTCGCCGACGCCTTTGTCGCCGAGGACGAAGCACTGCGCTGGGCCCGTGACAGGGCCCGGGAGAGCGGGCTTCGCTCGGTGTCTCCAGGCACCGGCGCCGCGCTGCGTCTGCTCGCCGCCACGGCGGCGGCGAAGTCGGTCGCCGAGATCGGTACGGGCACCGGCGTCTCCGGTATCTATCTGCTCCAGGGGATGCGCCCCGACGGCGTCCTGACCACGGTCGACACGGAACCGGAACGCCAGCAGTTCGCCCGGCAGGCGTTCCGCGCGGCCGGTTTCGCCGGCAACAGGGCCCGCTTCATCCCGGGCCGCGCCCTGGACGTCCTGCCCAGGCTCGCGGACGGCGGGTACGACCTCGTGTACTGCGACGGGGACCGGCTGGAGTCGCTGGACTATCTCGCTGAATCGTTGCGTCTGCTGCGGCCCGGCGGACTGGTGTGCTTCGAGGGCGTGTTCGCCGACGGCCGTACGGTGGACTCGGCGGCGCAGCCGGCGGAGGTGCTGCGGCTGCGGGAGCTGCTGCGGACCGTGCGGGAGATCCCGGAGCTGGTCCCGTCGCTGTTGCCGGTCGGGGACGGGTTGTTGTGCGCGGTGAGGCGGGCGTAG
- the sigE gene encoding RNA polymerase sigma factor SigE produces MVGAPLDTTRADRGGAAAAVDRRGVLRRFLRSAGEPKSVTNIADRSRPTDSAVTATFASDAESQAWTPPSWEEIVSTHSGRVYRLAYRLTGNQHDAEDLTQEVFVRVFRSLSTYTPGTFEGWLHRITTNLFLDMVRRKQRIRFDALGDDAAERLPSREPSPQQVFHDTHFDADVQQALDTLAPEFRAAVVLCDIEGLSYEEIAATLGVKLGTVRSRIHRGRSHLRKALQHRSPEARAEQQRSFVSVAGEGGTA; encoded by the coding sequence ATGGTAGGGGCTCCACTGGACACCACCAGAGCCGATAGGGGAGGTGCGGCTGCGGCTGTGGATCGGAGGGGAGTGCTCAGGCGCTTTCTGCGGTCGGCAGGTGAGCCGAAATCCGTGACCAACATTGCTGACCGTTCTCGCCCGACCGACTCCGCAGTTACTGCGACCTTCGCATCGGATGCGGAATCGCAGGCGTGGACGCCTCCCAGCTGGGAGGAGATCGTCAGCACGCACAGCGGACGGGTCTACCGCCTCGCCTACCGACTGACGGGCAACCAGCACGACGCCGAGGATCTGACCCAAGAGGTCTTCGTCCGCGTCTTCCGCTCGCTGTCGACCTACACGCCCGGCACCTTCGAGGGCTGGCTCCACCGCATCACCACCAATCTCTTCCTCGACATGGTCCGCCGCAAGCAGCGGATCAGGTTCGACGCGCTCGGCGACGACGCGGCGGAGCGGCTGCCCAGCCGTGAGCCGTCCCCGCAGCAGGTCTTCCACGACACGCACTTCGACGCGGACGTCCAGCAGGCGCTGGACACCCTCGCGCCCGAGTTCCGCGCCGCCGTGGTGCTCTGCGACATCGAGGGCCTGTCGTACGAGGAGATCGCGGCGACGCTCGGGGTCAAGCTGGGCACCGTCCGCAGCCGGATCCACCGCGGTCGCTCACATCTGCGCAAGGCCCTGCAGCACCGTTCCCCCGAGGCACGTGCCGAGCAGCAGCGTTCCTTCGTCAGCGTGGCAGGGGAGGGCGGAACGGCGTGA
- a CDS encoding anti-sigma factor family protein, with protein sequence MSGSSPTPAEQHLGDRLAALVDGELGHDARERVLAHLATCAKCKAEADAQRRLKSVFAEAAPPSPSEGFLARLQGLPGGGPPRDDDDEGRGPDQRGLFEAAGFGSGAGGFGGGLRTGGFSYAPAGAHGGVLPGGPGSGSGFRIHEVGRQEAERSPWRGRRFAFAAASAVSFAAMALGGAMPLGSAADAPLPRGVGVTPMRAPGNTAPAGTVAESGRRQGGGGGILPQVTDRTPVSPLNLPTAQALSTRAFTTESFSSAVLNSARLTPLIRSTGPALQLDAVDKTFPVTTTPRSPQLTAPSQPAQRISSRH encoded by the coding sequence GTGAGTGGCTCAAGCCCGACCCCCGCGGAGCAGCATCTGGGGGACCGCCTCGCTGCCCTCGTGGACGGCGAGCTGGGGCATGACGCGCGGGAGCGGGTGCTGGCCCATCTGGCCACCTGCGCCAAATGCAAGGCCGAGGCGGACGCCCAGCGCAGGCTGAAGAGCGTCTTCGCCGAGGCCGCCCCGCCGTCGCCGTCCGAGGGTTTCCTCGCCAGACTTCAGGGGCTGCCCGGTGGCGGGCCGCCCCGTGACGATGACGACGAGGGACGCGGCCCCGACCAGCGCGGCCTCTTCGAGGCGGCCGGCTTCGGCAGCGGCGCCGGCGGTTTCGGCGGCGGTCTGCGTACCGGCGGCTTCAGCTACGCCCCGGCAGGCGCTCACGGCGGCGTTCTGCCCGGCGGCCCGGGTTCCGGTTCCGGTTTCCGTATCCACGAGGTCGGCCGCCAGGAGGCGGAGCGCTCCCCGTGGCGTGGCCGCAGGTTCGCCTTCGCGGCTGCCAGCGCCGTCTCGTTCGCCGCGATGGCGCTCGGTGGCGCGATGCCGCTCGGTTCGGCGGCCGACGCCCCGCTGCCGCGCGGTGTGGGCGTGACCCCGATGCGCGCCCCCGGCAACACGGCCCCGGCCGGCACCGTCGCCGAGTCCGGCCGCCGCCAAGGCGGCGGAGGCGGCATCCTGCCGCAGGTCACGGACCGTACGCCGGTCTCACCGCTCAACCTGCCGACGGCGCAGGCGCTGTCGACACGGGCGTTCACCACCGAGTCGTTCTCCTCGGCGGTGCTCAACAGCGCGCGGCTGACCCCGCTCATACGGTCCACGGGTCCGGCCCTCCAGCTCGACGCCGTCGACAAGACCTTTCCCGTGACGACCACCCCGCGCTCCCCGCAGCTCACGGCGCCGTCACAGCCCGCCCAGCGGATTTCTTCCCGGCACTGA
- a CDS encoding S1C family serine protease, with translation MTTGEATDTTADVPVADEESAAPADAAPTVPPPRQQPLHDPDPYSTPPYGGPGPWAPAPPVQLPPTTPPHGVPVPQVGPAHSYPPPPPPAPQAAPQASQTLQAPQTSEWLRYDPWGGPGGQPPQILTQPDPPRRRRRGGLAAAVVLALVTGVLGGAVGAYIERDGGFADIKLPQAGRDSGGRAPDSVAGIAASALPSVVTLHVTGPSEEGTGTGFVLDTRGHILTNNHVVEAAGANGEISVTFSGGESADATLVGKDSGYDLAVVEVTRVSGLKPMPLGNSDNVHVGDPVVAIGAPFDLSNTVTSGIISAKDRPITAGGEKGDGSDVSYVNALQTDAPINPGNSGGPLVDTKAEVIGINSAIRAADNGAGLEGGQSGSIGLGFAIPINEAKRVAEEIINTGKATHPVIGVTLDTEYAGDGARVAPKAADGGPAVAAGGAGAKAGIKQGDVITAVDGDRVHNGEELIVKIRSHRPGDRLRLTLLRSGRSSTVTLVLGSAEGT, from the coding sequence GTGACGACCGGAGAGGCCACCGACACCACCGCCGACGTCCCGGTGGCCGACGAGGAGTCCGCCGCTCCCGCCGACGCGGCCCCTACGGTCCCGCCGCCGCGTCAGCAGCCCCTGCACGACCCGGACCCGTACAGCACCCCGCCCTACGGCGGCCCCGGCCCCTGGGCGCCCGCGCCGCCCGTCCAACTGCCGCCCACGACGCCGCCGCACGGCGTTCCCGTGCCGCAAGTGGGTCCGGCGCACTCGTATCCGCCTCCGCCGCCGCCCGCCCCGCAGGCCGCACCCCAGGCATCCCAGACACTCCAGGCACCCCAGACGTCGGAGTGGCTGCGCTACGACCCCTGGGGCGGTCCCGGCGGGCAGCCGCCGCAGATCCTGACCCAGCCCGACCCGCCGCGCCGCAGGCGCCGTGGCGGTCTCGCGGCCGCCGTCGTCCTGGCGCTGGTCACCGGTGTCCTCGGCGGCGCCGTCGGCGCGTACATCGAACGGGACGGCGGCTTCGCCGACATCAAGCTTCCGCAGGCCGGCCGGGACAGCGGCGGCCGCGCGCCGGACAGTGTCGCGGGCATCGCCGCCAGCGCGCTGCCCAGCGTCGTCACCCTCCATGTCACCGGGCCGAGCGAGGAGGGCACCGGCACCGGGTTCGTCCTCGACACGCGCGGACACATCCTGACGAACAACCACGTCGTCGAGGCAGCCGGCGCCAACGGTGAGATATCGGTCACGTTCAGCGGCGGCGAGAGCGCCGACGCGACGCTCGTCGGCAAGGACAGCGGCTACGACCTCGCCGTCGTCGAGGTCACCCGGGTCTCCGGGCTCAAGCCGATGCCCCTCGGCAACTCCGACAACGTCCATGTCGGCGATCCGGTCGTGGCCATCGGCGCCCCCTTCGACCTCTCCAACACGGTGACCTCCGGGATCATCAGCGCCAAGGACCGGCCCATCACCGCGGGCGGCGAGAAGGGCGACGGCAGCGACGTCAGCTATGTGAACGCGCTGCAGACCGACGCGCCGATCAACCCCGGCAATTCCGGCGGCCCGCTGGTGGACACCAAGGCCGAGGTGATCGGCATCAACAGCGCCATCCGCGCCGCCGACAACGGCGCGGGCCTCGAAGGCGGCCAGTCGGGCTCCATCGGGCTCGGCTTCGCCATACCGATCAACGAGGCCAAGCGGGTCGCCGAGGAGATCATCAACACCGGCAAGGCCACCCACCCGGTGATCGGCGTGACGCTCGACACCGAGTACGCGGGCGACGGCGCACGCGTCGCGCCGAAGGCGGCCGACGGCGGACCGGCCGTGGCGGCGGGCGGCGCCGGGGCGAAGGCGGGCATCAAGCAGGGCGACGTGATCACGGCCGTGGACGGCGACCGGGTGCACAACGGGGAGGAGTTGATCGTGAAGATCCGCTCCCACCGCCCCGGTGACCGGCTGCGGCTGACGCTGCTCAGGTCGGGCCGGTCGAGCACCGTCACGCTGGTCCTGGGATCCGCCGAAGGGACATGA
- a CDS encoding sec-independent translocase, with product MFNDIGALEVVTLAVLAVIVFGPEKLPKVIQDAARFVRKIREFSESAKQDIRSELGPEFKDFEFEDLNPKTFVRKQLMDNDDLGLKEIRSSFDLKKEMAEVTDAVKSHADAASDTPSAPVSSANGSSGSTTPDLLKKRDKPDEGERPPFDADAT from the coding sequence GTGTTCAATGACATAGGCGCACTTGAGGTGGTCACGCTCGCGGTTCTGGCCGTGATCGTCTTCGGCCCGGAGAAGCTGCCCAAGGTCATCCAGGACGCCGCGCGCTTCGTGCGGAAGATCCGTGAGTTCTCCGAGAGCGCGAAGCAGGACATCCGCTCCGAGCTGGGTCCCGAGTTCAAGGACTTCGAGTTCGAGGACCTCAACCCCAAGACGTTCGTCCGCAAGCAGTTGATGGACAACGACGACCTGGGGCTGAAGGAGATCCGCAGCAGCTTCGACCTGAAGAAGGAGATGGCGGAGGTCACCGACGCGGTCAAGAGCCACGCCGACGCCGCGTCCGACACACCGTCGGCTCCGGTCTCCTCGGCCAACGGATCGTCCGGTTCGACCACTCCCGACCTGCTGAAAAAGCGCGACAAGCCCGACGAGGGCGAGCGCCCGCCGTTCGACGCGGACGCCACCTGA
- a CDS encoding Mrp/NBP35 family ATP-binding protein, whose product MATDTYGTTLPAEDAVRDALATVNDPEIHRPITDLGMVKSVDIGSDGAVAVTVYLTVSGCPMRDTITNNVTEAVTRVPGVTRVDVTLDVMGDEQRRELAASLRGGTPEREVPFAQPGSLTRVYAVASGKGGVGKSSVTVNLAAAMAADGLKVGVVDADIYGHSVPRMLGVDGRPTQVENMIMPPSAHGVKVISIGMFTPGNAPVVWRGPMLHRALQQFLADVYWGDLDVLLLDLPPGTGDIAISVAQLVPNAEILVVTTPQQAAAEVAERAGSIAVQTHQKIVGVVENMSGLPCPHCDEMIDVFGTGGGAAVAEGLTRTTGATVPVLGGIPIDVRLREGGDEGKPVVLSDPDSPAGQALRGIAAKLSARQRGLSGMSLGITPRNKF is encoded by the coding sequence ATGGCTACCGACACGTACGGAACCACCCTCCCGGCGGAAGACGCGGTGCGCGACGCGCTGGCGACGGTGAACGACCCCGAGATCCACCGGCCGATCACCGACCTCGGCATGGTCAAATCGGTGGACATCGGGTCGGACGGCGCGGTGGCTGTCACGGTCTATCTCACGGTGTCCGGCTGCCCGATGCGCGACACCATCACCAACAACGTCACGGAGGCGGTCACCCGCGTCCCCGGGGTCACCCGGGTCGATGTGACGCTCGACGTGATGGGTGACGAGCAGCGCAGGGAGCTGGCGGCCTCGCTGCGCGGCGGCACCCCCGAGCGCGAGGTGCCCTTCGCCCAGCCCGGCTCGCTGACCCGCGTCTACGCGGTGGCCTCCGGCAAGGGCGGCGTCGGCAAGTCCTCCGTCACGGTCAACCTGGCGGCGGCGATGGCGGCGGACGGGCTGAAGGTCGGCGTGGTCGACGCCGACATCTACGGGCACAGCGTGCCCCGGATGCTGGGGGTCGACGGCAGGCCCACCCAGGTCGAGAACATGATCATGCCGCCGTCGGCGCACGGCGTGAAGGTCATCTCCATCGGTATGTTCACCCCGGGCAACGCGCCGGTGGTGTGGCGCGGGCCGATGCTGCACCGCGCACTCCAGCAGTTCCTCGCCGACGTGTACTGGGGCGATCTGGACGTGCTGCTGCTCGACCTGCCGCCGGGCACGGGCGACATCGCGATCTCGGTGGCGCAGCTCGTGCCGAACGCGGAGATCCTGGTCGTCACCACCCCGCAGCAGGCGGCGGCCGAGGTCGCCGAGCGGGCGGGCTCCATCGCCGTACAGACCCATCAGAAGATCGTCGGCGTGGTCGAGAACATGTCGGGCCTGCCGTGCCCGCACTGCGACGAGATGATCGACGTCTTCGGTACGGGCGGCGGCGCTGCGGTCGCCGAGGGCCTGACGAGGACGACGGGTGCCACGGTGCCGGTGCTCGGCGGTATCCCCATCGACGTACGGCTGCGCGAGGGCGGCGACGAGGGCAAGCCCGTCGTGCTGTCCGACCCGGACTCGCCGGCGGGGCAGGCGCTGCGCGGCATCGCCGCCAAGCTGAGCGCCCGTCAGCGGGGCCTGTCGGGCATGTCGCTGGGGATCACCCCGCGCAACAAGTTCTGA